The segment CCGGCAGCCACGCGGTCAAAAGTGGCAGCAGTGCGATGATCGGCAGTGTCATACAGGTCTATACCAGATGCGGACAACGCTCAAGCCTGGCTACGCAATCGAGCTCAGTAAGGAAGCTCTGAACAAGTGTCATTTCGAAGCTTTTCACTGTATTCAGGATAAACTCCGCGAGAAATCTTTCGCCGTAAAGAAACTAGTTGATTCATGGAGTTACAGGATCTCTCTCTCAGGCCGAGATGACAGAGTGTGGCTTGATCGGAGGCTCCCCAATGTCTCGGCGTGGCGCTTTTCACAAAATCTACCGCAAGCTCATCCATATCTTCAACTTCGGCGGCGTAGAGCCCGCAAACCCCCGCACGTTGTGCTGGCGTTTGCAGTGCCGCCGATCCAGATGCAGCAGGACACCGGGCACTCTCAGCTATTGTCCTTTCGTTGCAGAGAAGTTATCAGGCAAGCGAATGACTCGTTGAGGATCCTGGTGGCTGCGCAACCCGGCGTCGGAGGTTATATCATTACGGAAGCCTACGCTGCGCACTATTTTCGCGCGGTTCAGGAGGCGCCGGAATGTTCTTCGTTCATTGTCATTGCACTGATCCCGACGGGCTCAGCGTGAAACTAAAAGTAGCGCCCTTATCCGGCTCCCCCTCGGCCCACACCCGGCCGCCATGCCGCGCCACGATTCGCTCCACAATGGCCAGGCCGATCCCCGTGCCCTCGAATTCTTTTGCCGAGTGCAGCCGCTGGAATACTCTAAAGAGCTTATCCGCATACCGCATGTCGAAACCCGCGCCGTTGTCGCGTACGAACAGGATTAGATGCCCATTCTCCTCCCCGGCACTACCGACCTCGATTTCCGCTGGCTCGCGATGACGGGTGTACTTCACCGCATTGCCCAGCAGGTTGGCGAACACTTGCTTGAGCATCGCGCGATCGCCAGTCGCCGCAGGCAGCGAGCGGATGTGCCAGGCAATGTCGCGATCATGGGTGGTCATTTCCAGGTCGCGCATAACTTCTCCTACCAGGTCCGCCAGTTCGACGTTGCATTCCTGCATCCCGACCCGTCCCATGCGTGAAAATGCCAGTAGATCGTCGATCAGTTGGCCCATCCGCAGACTGGCGTCTATAACCACCTGCACATAGCGCTCTGCATCGGGAGACAGCTGCCCCGCGGTATCCTCCACTAGCATTTTAAGGTAGCCGTTGATGTGTCGGAGCGGCGCCCGCAGGTCGTGAGACACGGAATACGAAAACGACACCAGCTCGTGGTTCGCCGCTTCGAGTTGGGCGGCCCGCTGCTCTAGCGTGGCGTTCAGTGTCTGGATTTGTCGCTCGCTTTCTTTTTGTTCAGTGACATCTTCAGAAATCCCCAGCAAATTGCGTGGCTCGCCATGCTCATCCAGGATCGGCACCTTCCTGGTGTGCAGGATCCGAGTGCCCTTGCCGCGGGTTTGAATCGGCTCCTCGGAGATATCCACCACCGTGCTGCCCATCAGCACCTCGCGGTCCCTGGCGGTGAAGGAATCAGCTTGTTCCGTGGGGAACACGTCATGGTCGCACTTGCCGAGCAGGTCATCCCGCGCATAGCCCAGCAGTTCCTCCCCGGCGCGGTTCAAGCGCACAAACCTGAGGCTCTGAGCATCCTTGACGAAGACCATGTTGGGGATGTTCTCGATCACCGAATCGAGAAAGTGGTTCGCCGCCCGCAGTTCCTTGTTGGCCGCATCGACCCTGGCATTGAGTGACTGGAGTTCTTCGTGGCTGCGGTTGAGTTCCCTGTTGCGCTGGATGGCGGCGTCGTAAGTTGACAGCAGCAGGTTGAGGATCTGCACACGATCGGCTCTGATGACATGCTTTTGGCCGTTGAAATGGATGTCGACCCCGGACCCACATCGTTCACCCGCCGCGTTTCCCGATTGAGGAGCACGTAGCGTACGCGACCGAGCAGATAAAACTCGTCATACGGCTTGAGAACGAAGGTATCCGCACCACACGCCAGTCCTTCGATCACGTCCTGGGGATCAGACATGGTGGTGACGAGAATCATCGGGATATGGCGAAGACCAGGGTCCGCCTTCATCCGACGCGAAAGTTCATAACCGTCCATTTCCGGCATGACCACGTCGCTGATGACCAGCGCGGGGCCGAACCGGGGCGCCATTTCCAAGGCGGCGCGACCGTTATTGGCACTGGCGACTTCGTAGCCTTGCTTTTCGAGCATGTGCCGCAGCACCTGCGCCTGGGTAGGACTGTCTTCCGCGATCAGGATTTTCACGGGCGGCCCGGGTTGCGGATTCGTGACCATGACCTCAGTTCGTCGGCATCCCGTTTCTGTTGCTGACCAGCGCGACCAGCGCATCGGCTATCTTGTCGGCTGACAGCACATGCGTGGCACCACCCAGGGCAATGGCTACTCCCGGCATGCCGTGCACCAGCGAGCTTTCGCGGTCCTGCGCAATCGTGGTCGCGCCCGTGTCCTTGAGCAGTTTTAACTCGGCTGCGCCGTCACTGCCCATGCCGGTGAGCAACACACCCAGCGCGCCTGGGCCGTACGCCGCGGCCAGCGAACGAAACAGGAACGACACTGCCGGTCGCACGTGATGCTCCGGTTCCTCCCGGGTCAGGACAATCCAGCCGCCCGCGCCGACCCCCATGTGGAAATCGTCGGGCGCCAGGTAAACGCGCCCTGGCAGCGGGACAGTGCCGTAGGATGCAATTTGTATCTGTAAACTGGTGGTACGGTTAAGCCACTCGGCCATGCCGTCCACAAAGCCGCGCGCAATGTGCTGCACGAGCAGTATTGGCGCGGGAAAGTACTTCGGCAGGCTTGCAAGTATCGTTTGCAACACCGGCGGGCCACCAGTGGACGCGCCGATGGCGATCAGCTTGATATCCCGCCGGGTGTTCTGCCATTTTGAGGAATACGCCACCTGTACAGGCGCCGGCCACAGCTTGCGGGTCCGGCGCACGACACTCACCTCCGACATCAATTTCACCGTTTGGAGGAGGTTCGCGGCCGTCGTTTCGAAATCGGCATGTCCGCTACCGGTCGGCTTCTCGATGCAGGCGACCGCGCCGGCTTCCAGCGAGCGGAATGTAATGTCCATCTCTCTCGGATCTACAACAGCGCTGCAGATGACGATCGGCAGCGGCTGTTGTTCCATGATGCGGCGCGTAGCCTCGAAGCCATCCAGCACCGGCATGTACAGGTCCATGAGCACCACGTCGGGTTTGTTCTTGACAACGAAATCCACCGCGGCTGAGCCGTCACCGACAGCGCCGACGACGCGGATCCGCGGATCGGATTCAAGCACGTGGACGAGGAACATTCGCGTCACCGGCGAATCCTCCGCCAACAGCACGTTGATCTTGCCTTCACTCATGGAATATCCACTCGTTAGATCAACCGTCCAACTGCCTCAAGCAGGTTGCTCTGATCGAAGCTGCCCTTGACGATGTAGGCGTTGGCGCCCGCGTCGACGCCGCGCTCGCGGTCCTCGCGTGTTGCCAGCGCCGTCACCAGCACCACCGGCAGATCCGCCAGTTTCGGGTCCGCGCGGACGCGCGCGGTGAGATCGATGCCATTCATGCGTGGCATCTCCACGTCGGAGACGAGCAGGTCGAAATGTTCCGTCCGTAACAGGGCGAATCCCTCCATCCCGTCCAGCGCGGTTTTAACGTCATACCCCGCCGACTCCAGAATGGTTTTAAGCAGCATCCGCGACGTGATCGAATCTTCGACCACGAGAATTCTCCTGGTCTCGGCTTGCGCTGGCGCCGTCGGAATGGCCTTGCGCGCCGCTGTGCCGGCAACGTTTTGGGCCGACTTGAGGAGGTCCGCCACATTGAGTATGGGCACGACCTGGCCGGAGCCCAGCAACGTGGCGGCGGCGATATTACGCACGCGCGACAACGGCTTGCGCAGCGGCTTAACGAGCACCTCCTGCTCCTCCAGAACCGCATCCACGGCGAACGCGATGCGCTGGTCGCCACTGCCGACGATAATGACCGGCACCCCACCGGGCGGCGTGTCTTTTTGTTCGATGCGCGCCAGCTCCAGTGTGTCGGCCAGTGATACCAGGGCGACCGCGCGC is part of the Gammaproteobacteria bacterium genome and harbors:
- the cheB gene encoding chemotaxis-specific protein-glutamate methyltransferase CheB produces the protein MSEGKINVLLAEDSPVTRMFLVHVLESDPRIRVVGAVGDGSAAVDFVVKNKPDVVLMDLYMPVLDGFEATRRIMEQQPLPIVICSAVVDPREMDITFRSLEAGAVACIEKPTGSGHADFETTAANLLQTVKLMSEVSVVRRTRKLWPAPVQVAYSSKWQNTRRDIKLIAIGASTGGPPVLQTILASLPKYFPAPILLVQHIARGFVDGMAEWLNRTTSLQIQIASYGTVPLPGRVYLAPDDFHMGVGAGGWIVLTREEPEHHVRPAVSFLFRSLAAAYGPGALGVLLTGMGSDGAAELKLLKDTGATTIAQDRESSLVHGMPGVAIALGGATHVLSADKIADALVALVSNRNGMPTN
- a CDS encoding PAS domain-containing protein, which produces MQILNLLLSTYDAAIQRNRELNRSHEELQSLNARVDAANKELRAANHFLDSVIENIPNMVFVKDAQSLRFVRLNRAGEELLGYARDDLLGKCDHDVFPTEQADSFTARDREVLMGSTVVDISEEPIQTRGKGTRILHTRKVPILDEHGEPRNLLGISEDVTEQKESERQIQTLNATLEQRAAQLEAANHELVSFSYSVSHDLRAPLRHINGYLKMLVEDTAGQLSPDAERYVQVVIDASLRMGQLIDDLLAFSRMGRVGMQECNVELADLVGEVMRDLEMTTHDRDIAWHIRSLPAATGDRAMLKQVFANLLGNAVKYTRHREPAEIEVGSAGEENGHLILFVRDNGAGFDMRYADKLFRVFQRLHSAKEFEGTGIGLAIVERIVARHGGRVWAEGEPDKGATFSFTLSPSGSVQ